A single Flavobacterium sp. 1 DNA region contains:
- a CDS encoding bile acid:sodium symporter family protein has protein sequence MRKYFLWAAPLFFIVVGLGWLQQIDILWKLGLIFGFSSTAIGAGHLKVLSGYQYTFWIITAVCAGLLYPEFFLHVGSFDMRNKWLILIIIQMVMFGMGTQMSIEDFTGIRKSGRGVLIGLLGHFTIMPIMGFIIAKTFGFEPEIAAGIILIGSCSSGLASNVMTYIAKGNLVLSVTVTAMSTLAAPIMTPFLMKIFAGTMVEVHFFNMMMEIIKIVLVPLAAAMIHDILKNYGTLAKKRIYVLTALSMIWLAVFIFFDHSFAVAEGSAAAHILEIINFSCGAFIVGTLYHLLYKVYPKIDAIMPYFSMFGIIYFTLVTTAAGRDNLIQIGFLLFLASVLHNGAGYFFGYWLSRLSGLDKKSSQTIAFEVGLQNGGMASGLAGSMGKLATLGLASAVFSPWMNVSGSLLANYWRKKGNREEATEIVPVTN, from the coding sequence ATGCGTAAATATTTTCTTTGGGCTGCCCCACTATTTTTCATCGTTGTCGGTTTGGGCTGGTTACAGCAAATAGACATATTGTGGAAATTGGGATTAATCTTTGGTTTTTCAAGTACTGCCATTGGGGCAGGACATCTGAAAGTATTAAGCGGTTATCAATATACTTTTTGGATTATTACTGCGGTTTGCGCCGGACTGCTCTATCCAGAATTTTTTCTGCACGTGGGCAGTTTCGATATGCGCAACAAATGGCTCATTCTGATTATCATTCAAATGGTAATGTTCGGAATGGGAACTCAAATGAGCATTGAGGATTTTACAGGTATTCGAAAATCGGGAAGAGGAGTATTGATTGGTCTACTGGGACATTTTACCATTATGCCAATTATGGGTTTTATCATTGCCAAGACTTTTGGTTTTGAACCTGAAATCGCAGCAGGAATTATCCTGATTGGATCTTGCAGCAGCGGATTGGCTTCTAATGTGATGACGTATATCGCCAAAGGAAATCTGGTTTTGTCGGTTACCGTAACGGCAATGTCTACATTGGCAGCACCAATTATGACGCCATTTTTGATGAAAATATTCGCGGGAACCATGGTCGAAGTTCATTTTTTCAATATGATGATGGAAATTATTAAAATCGTCCTTGTTCCTTTGGCAGCAGCAATGATTCACGATATTCTAAAAAATTATGGAACTCTGGCAAAAAAGAGAATTTATGTTTTGACAGCACTGTCAATGATTTGGCTGGCTGTTTTTATTTTCTTCGACCATTCATTCGCGGTTGCCGAAGGTAGTGCAGCAGCACACATTTTAGAAATTATTAATTTCTCCTGTGGTGCTTTTATCGTGGGAACATTATATCATTTGCTGTATAAAGTATATCCAAAAATCGATGCGATTATGCCTTATTTCTCCATGTTTGGAATCATCTATTTTACTTTGGTGACCACAGCTGCCGGAAGAGATAATTTAATTCAGATCGGTTTTTTGCTTTTCTTAGCCTCGGTACTGCACAACGGAGCGGGCTACTTTTTTGGTTATTGGCTCAGCAGATTAAGCGGTCTCGACAAAAAAAGCAGTCAGACCATCGCTTTCGAAGTCGGTCTCCAAAACGGCGGAATGGCTTCTGGATTGGCAGGCTCTATGGGTAAATTAGCAACATTAGGTTTAGCCTCAGCGGTATTTAGTCCCTGGATGAATGTTTCTGGTTCTTTATTGGCTAATTATTGGCGTAAAAAAGGAAATAGGGAAGAAGCAACAGAAATCGTTCCCGTTACTAATTAA
- a CDS encoding sugar-binding domain-containing protein codes for MIKKYSYISLLLVVLFSLSSFKNEEIKLNGTWHFQIDRKEEGITEKWYNKNLSDAIKLPGSMAQFLKGDEITLKTKWTGSIYDSSYYFVPRLKKYREPGNIHIPFWLTPAKHYVGAAWYQKEVNIPANWKGKRILLHLERTHIETRVWINDKEVGMQNSLVAPHVYDLSQYLTTGKQRISIRIDNRIKEINVGPDSNSITDHTQGNWNGIIGKIALESGSPVYIDDVQIYPDVKNRKARVKITISNSTQNQFSGVLSIAAKSFNSQESDKTEVITSSFSAAKLGDQTIELELPFGKGMLTWNEFDPALYHLETKLSSNEISDIKIVQFGMREFKIKGNQFLINDVPIFLRGTVHNCEFPLTGYPATTVEAWMKIFKTIKNYGLNHVRFHSWCPPEAAFIVADKLGLYLQPEGPSWPNHGPKIGLGQPVDQYLYDETTRMAKEYGNYASFTMLSAGNEPAGNQVKYLNQFVDFWKAKDSRRVYTGMTVGGSWPVVPNAEYQARGGVRGLKWEKMPETESDFSAGIAPFKVPFVAHEIGQYCVFPNFEEIKKYKGVYRAKNFEMFREDLKDHNMENQAKDFLNASGKLQVLCYKNEIEKILRTPGYAGFQMLGLQDFPGQGTALVGVLDAFFQEKGYVSAQEYARFCNETVPLAKIPKFVYTNGETFKAAIALFHSGKAPLKNAVISWTIEDEKGNIFTAGSFDPKTFENGNGLFAGNIEFSLGGINDASKLNLEVKVNNTIFANDWNFWVYPDKKSEISPSVYYTTVLDDKAKEILQNGGKVFLNASGKVVKGKEVEMHFLPVFWNTSWFKMRPPHVTGMLIQDKSPAFNDFPTSFYSDLQWWEIQNRSQVMNLEDFPADFRPLVQPIDTWFMNRRLALVFEAQIGKGKIIVSSADIGPDMENKPASKQLFFSLQKYMDSDKFNPKSILDFEVIKDVFVSPSREAFNTYTKDSPDELKPNSNQNKVK; via the coding sequence ATGATAAAAAAATACAGTTATATCAGCCTGCTGTTAGTGGTTTTGTTTTCCTTAAGCAGTTTCAAAAATGAAGAAATTAAGCTGAACGGCACTTGGCATTTTCAAATTGACCGAAAAGAAGAAGGCATCACTGAAAAATGGTACAATAAAAATCTTTCAGATGCCATAAAGCTTCCTGGTTCGATGGCACAATTCTTAAAAGGGGATGAAATAACTTTAAAAACAAAATGGACAGGTTCTATTTATGACAGTTCTTATTATTTTGTTCCAAGATTAAAAAAGTACCGTGAACCTGGAAACATACATATTCCTTTTTGGTTAACGCCCGCAAAACATTATGTTGGTGCAGCTTGGTATCAGAAAGAAGTTAATATTCCAGCCAATTGGAAAGGCAAACGAATATTGCTCCATTTAGAAAGAACTCATATAGAAACCAGAGTTTGGATAAACGATAAAGAAGTGGGGATGCAAAACTCCTTGGTAGCGCCTCATGTTTATGATTTGAGCCAATATCTAACAACGGGCAAACAGCGCATTTCTATTCGGATAGATAATCGGATTAAAGAAATTAATGTGGGACCCGATTCGAACAGCATTACCGATCATACACAAGGAAACTGGAATGGCATCATTGGCAAAATTGCATTGGAGTCCGGTTCGCCAGTTTATATCGATGATGTTCAAATTTATCCAGATGTAAAAAACAGAAAAGCCCGCGTGAAAATCACGATTAGTAACAGCACTCAAAATCAGTTTAGCGGAGTGCTTTCTATAGCTGCAAAAAGTTTTAATTCTCAAGAATCCGACAAAACCGAAGTGATTACAAGCAGTTTTTCCGCAGCCAAGCTGGGAGACCAAACAATCGAACTTGAACTGCCTTTCGGAAAAGGAATGCTGACTTGGAATGAATTTGATCCTGCTTTGTATCATCTGGAAACAAAACTTTCTTCGAATGAGATAAGCGACATAAAAATAGTCCAGTTTGGAATGCGTGAATTCAAAATCAAAGGAAACCAATTTTTAATAAATGATGTTCCCATATTTCTTAGAGGAACGGTTCATAATTGTGAATTTCCGCTAACTGGTTATCCTGCAACAACAGTGGAAGCTTGGATGAAAATTTTTAAAACCATCAAAAATTATGGATTAAACCACGTCCGTTTTCACTCGTGGTGTCCGCCCGAAGCGGCTTTTATTGTAGCAGACAAACTGGGACTCTATCTGCAGCCCGAAGGTCCCAGCTGGCCTAATCACGGTCCTAAAATTGGATTGGGCCAGCCGGTAGATCAGTATTTATACGACGAAACCACTCGAATGGCAAAAGAATACGGGAATTATGCGTCGTTTACAATGTTGTCTGCCGGAAATGAGCCTGCGGGAAATCAAGTGAAATACCTTAACCAATTTGTGGATTTTTGGAAAGCAAAAGACAGCAGAAGGGTTTATACCGGCATGACTGTGGGAGGAAGCTGGCCTGTGGTTCCGAATGCGGAATATCAGGCTCGTGGAGGCGTGAGAGGTTTGAAATGGGAAAAAATGCCCGAAACGGAATCTGATTTCAGTGCCGGAATTGCTCCTTTTAAAGTTCCTTTCGTAGCTCATGAAATAGGTCAGTATTGTGTTTTTCCCAATTTTGAAGAAATCAAGAAATATAAAGGAGTCTATAGAGCCAAGAATTTTGAAATGTTTCGTGAGGATCTTAAAGATCATAACATGGAAAATCAGGCAAAAGATTTTTTGAATGCCTCTGGAAAGCTACAGGTTTTGTGTTATAAAAATGAAATTGAAAAAATATTGAGAACGCCAGGTTATGCCGGTTTTCAAATGTTAGGATTACAGGATTTTCCTGGACAGGGAACTGCTTTAGTGGGAGTTTTAGATGCTTTTTTTCAGGAAAAAGGATATGTGTCCGCTCAAGAATATGCCCGATTTTGTAACGAAACTGTTCCTTTGGCAAAAATTCCAAAATTTGTTTATACGAATGGAGAAACTTTCAAAGCGGCAATTGCTCTTTTTCACTCTGGAAAAGCACCTTTAAAAAATGCAGTAATTAGCTGGACAATCGAAGATGAAAAGGGAAATATATTTACTGCTGGAAGCTTCGATCCTAAAACATTCGAAAACGGGAATGGTCTTTTCGCTGGAAATATAGAATTTTCTTTGGGCGGAATTAATGATGCTTCCAAATTAAATCTTGAAGTAAAAGTCAATAATACAATCTTTGCCAACGACTGGAATTTTTGGGTATATCCCGATAAAAAAAGTGAAATATCTCCTTCCGTTTATTATACGACCGTATTAGACGATAAAGCAAAAGAAATACTGCAAAATGGAGGAAAAGTGTTTTTGAATGCTTCGGGCAAAGTAGTGAAAGGGAAAGAAGTTGAAATGCATTTTCTTCCTGTTTTTTGGAATACTTCTTGGTTCAAAATGCGTCCGCCACATGTTACCGGAATGCTAATTCAGGATAAAAGTCCTGCTTTTAATGATTTTCCAACTAGTTTTTATAGTGATCTGCAGTGGTGGGAAATTCAAAATCGTTCGCAGGTAATGAATCTTGAAGATTTTCCAGCCGATTTTCGTCCGTTAGTTCAGCCAATTGACACTTGGTTTATGAACCGCAGACTGGCTTTAGTATTTGAAGCCCAAATAGGAAAAGGAAAAATCATAGTAAGCAGTGCTGATATTGGCCCGGATATGGAGAATAAGCCTGCATCCAAACAATTATTTTTCTCGCTTCAAAAATATATGGATTCGGATAAATTCAATCCGAAAAGCATACTGGATTTTGAGGTGATAAAAGATGTTTTTGTAAGTCCGTCCCGCGAAGCGTTTAATACCTATACAAAAGACAGTCCTGACGAATTGAAACCTAATTCAAACCAGAATAAAGTGAAATAG
- a CDS encoding phytanoyl-CoA dioxygenase family protein, with protein sequence MQNLKEIETEGFTIIKNVYDQNEIEKLTAIIENVTENKTEKSTFRKSDDLFAIRQFHKEIPESLHFIFNQNLIDIIKSNFGEDYFITKSIYFDKPEKSNWFVSYHQDLTISVDKKMKIENFENWTNKQNQFAVQPPKEILENIFTIRIHLDKTTKENGALKVLNKSHKKGIYRTDKVDIENEVETICEVDKGGIMIMKPLLFHASNKTTNNKRRRVIHIEFSNKNLPNELEWSEKMDYHKTLN encoded by the coding sequence ATGCAAAATTTAAAAGAAATAGAAACTGAAGGTTTTACAATTATAAAAAATGTTTACGATCAAAATGAAATTGAAAAACTGACAGCAATAATAGAAAACGTAACTGAAAATAAAACTGAAAAATCAACATTTCGAAAATCGGACGATTTATTTGCAATTAGACAATTCCACAAAGAAATTCCAGAATCGCTGCACTTTATTTTCAACCAAAACCTGATTGATATTATAAAATCAAACTTTGGAGAAGATTATTTCATAACAAAATCAATTTATTTTGACAAACCTGAAAAATCGAATTGGTTTGTTTCTTATCACCAAGATTTGACAATTTCAGTTGACAAAAAAATGAAGATAGAAAATTTTGAAAATTGGACAAATAAGCAAAATCAATTTGCTGTTCAGCCTCCAAAAGAAATTCTGGAAAACATTTTTACAATTAGAATTCATCTGGATAAAACAACTAAAGAAAATGGAGCTTTGAAAGTCTTAAATAAATCGCATAAAAAAGGAATTTACAGAACCGATAAAGTTGACATCGAGAACGAAGTCGAAACTATCTGCGAAGTTGATAAAGGAGGAATAATGATTATGAAACCCTTGCTTTTTCACGCTTCTAACAAAACCACAAATAACAAAAGACGGAGAGTAATTCATATCGAATTCAGCAATAAAAACCTGCCAAATGAATTGGAATGGAGCGAAAAAATGGATTATCATAAGACTTTAAATTAA